In one Gopherus evgoodei ecotype Sinaloan lineage chromosome 1, rGopEvg1_v1.p, whole genome shotgun sequence genomic region, the following are encoded:
- the GPR22 gene encoding G-protein coupled receptor 22 has product MCFSPILEVNMQSESNITVRDAIDDINTNMYRALSYPLSFQVSLTGFLMLEIVLGLGSNLTVLVLYCMKSNLINSVSNIITMNLHVLDVIICVGCIPLTIVILLLSLESNSALICCFHEACVSFASVATAINVFAITLDRYDISVKPANRILTLGRAVMLMTSIWIVSLFSFLIPFIEVNFFSLQSASTWENKTLLCVSVNEYHTELGMYYHLLVQIPIFFFTVIVMLITYTKILQALNIRIGTRFTTGQKKKARKKKTISLTTQHETTDVSQSSGGRNVVFGVRTSVSVIIALRRAVKRHRERRERQKRVFRMSLLIISTFLLCWTPISVLNTTILCLGPSDLLVKLRLCFLVMAYGTTIFHPLLYAFTRQKFQKVLKSKMKKRVVSIVEADPMPNNAVIHNSWIEPKRNKQITFEDNEVRQKCLVPQVVTD; this is encoded by the coding sequence aTGTGCTTCTCTCCCATTCTGGAAGTCAACATGCAGTCTGAATCTAACATTACAGTTCGAGATGCCATTGATGACATCAACACCAATATGTACCGAGCACTGTCATATCCATTAAGCTTTCAAGTTTCTCTCACTGGATTTCTGATGTTAGAAATTGTGTTGGGACTTGGCAGCAACCTCACCGTGTTGGTACTTTACTGCATGAAATCCAACTTAATCAATTCTGTCAGTAACATTATTACAATGAACCTTCATGTACTTGATGTAATAATTTGTGTGGGATGTATTCCTCTAACTATAGTTATCCTTCTGCTTTCACTGGAGAGTAACAGTGCTCTAATTTGCTGCTTCCATGAGGCTTGTGTTTCTTTTGCAAGTGTTGCGACCGCAATCAACGTTTTTGCTATCACTTTGGACCGATATGATATCTCTGTAAAACCTGCAAATCGAATTCTGACATTGGGAAGGGCTGTGATGTTAATGACATCAATATGGATTGTCTCTCTTTTCTCCTTCCTGATTcccttcattgaagtcaattttttcagtcttcaaaGTGCAAGTACTTGGGAAAATAAAACTCTTTTGTGTGTCAGTGTAAATGAATACCACACCGAACTGGGAATGTACTACCATCTCCTAGTACAAATTCCAATATTTTTCTTCACTGTTATAGTAATGCTAATTACATACACCAAAATACTCCAGGCTCTTAATATTCGAATAGGCACAAGATTTACAACAGGGCAAaagaaaaaagccagaaagaaaaAGACTATTTCTTTGACCACACAACACGAGACTACTGATGTGTCACAAAGCAGTGGCGGGAGAAATGTAGTCTTTGGCGTAAGGACTTCAGTGTCAGTAATAATTGCCCTACGGCGAGCTGTAAAACGGCATCGTGAACGACGGGAAAGACAAAAGAGAGTCTTCAGAATGTCCCTGTTgattatttcaacatttcttctcTGTTGGACGCCCATTTCTGTTTTAAACACTACAATTTTATGTCTGGGCCCAAGTGACCTTTTGGTAAAGCTGAGATTATGTTTTCTAGTTATGGCATACGGAACAACTATATTTCACCCTCTACTTTATGCATTCACTAGGCAAAAATTTCAGAAGGTCCtgaaaagtaaaatgaaaaaacGAGTCGTTTCAATAGTGGAAGCAGATCCCATGCCGAATAATGCTGTAATACATAACTCATGGATAGAACCTAAAAGGAACAAACAGATTACTTTCGAAGACAATGAAGTAAGGCAGAAATGTTTAGTACCTCAGGTTGTCACTGACTAG